The Apibacter raozihei genome contains a region encoding:
- a CDS encoding bifunctional aconitate hydratase 2/2-methylisocitrate dehydratase produces MNEKYYAHLAEREARGIPPLPLNVSYTNELVNLLKNPSKEQEEEFLNLLINRVPPGVDEAAKIKAEFLDKISKGQITSPVISRLKAVEILGSMQGGYNIQPLIEALDIEELAELAVKQLSHTLLIFDGFEAIKEKAQQGNLYAQKVIQKWADAEWFTHNKEVSEKLTMKVFKVSGEINTDDLSPAQEAWCRSDIPLHALSMLKMSRTDNVPDKEGEIGPVSLLNKLKEEEYPLVFVGDVVGTGSSRKSATNSVLWHIGEDIPFVPNKRRRGVVLAGKIAPIFFNTMEDSGALPIEDVDVSQLNTGDVIDIYPYAGEIRKHSTNELITKFEIKNPVLFDEVRAGGRISLIIGRKLTAKAREFLNLPANDVFRKNIQIPASNRGYSLAQKIVGKACGVTGIRPGEYCEPKISSVGSQDTTGSMTRDELKDLACLKFSADLVMQSFCHTAAYPKLADIKLQQTLPQFFIEREGIVLRPGDGIIHSWLNRMIIPDTVGTGGDSHTRFPMGISFPGGSGLVAFAAATGVIPLDMPESVLVRFTGTRQEGITLRDLVHAIPYYATKEGLLTIDKKGKKNVFSGRILEIEGLSDLTMEQAFELADASAERSAAACTIELGENKVKEYIESNIALLKWMITEGYECSKTIEKRIQQMEEWLSKPKLLKADKDAEYAAILTIDMNEIKEPILCVPNDPDDARLLSEINEGTIDEVFIGSCMTNIGHFRAASEIIKQSKKELKSKLWISPPTRMDQKELKEEGLYNTFCSAGTRIEIPGCSLCMGNQARVKEGTNVISTSTRNFPNRLGTNARVYLASAELAAVSSLLGRLPSIDEYTTHIKVLSENEKKIYKYLDFSTMSDYYTDLKN; encoded by the coding sequence ATGAACGAAAAATATTATGCTCATTTAGCAGAAAGAGAGGCAAGAGGAATACCTCCATTACCATTAAATGTATCTTATACAAATGAGTTGGTTAATTTGCTAAAAAATCCTTCTAAAGAACAAGAAGAAGAATTTTTAAATCTCTTAATTAATAGGGTACCGCCAGGAGTTGATGAAGCCGCTAAAATTAAAGCAGAATTTTTGGATAAAATTAGTAAAGGACAAATTACTAGTCCTGTAATTTCCCGACTCAAAGCGGTTGAAATTTTAGGCAGTATGCAGGGGGGGTATAATATACAACCACTGATTGAAGCTTTAGATATAGAAGAATTGGCAGAATTGGCGGTGAAACAGCTTTCACATACTCTTTTGATTTTTGACGGATTTGAAGCTATAAAAGAAAAAGCTCAACAAGGAAATCTTTACGCTCAGAAAGTAATTCAAAAATGGGCAGATGCTGAATGGTTTACTCACAACAAAGAAGTTTCTGAAAAGTTGACAATGAAAGTATTTAAAGTTTCAGGAGAAATCAATACAGATGATTTGTCTCCTGCGCAAGAAGCCTGGTGTAGATCAGATATTCCTCTTCATGCACTTTCAATGTTAAAAATGTCTCGTACAGACAACGTTCCGGATAAAGAAGGTGAAATAGGGCCTGTTTCTTTACTAAATAAACTTAAAGAAGAAGAATATCCTTTAGTATTCGTAGGAGATGTAGTGGGGACAGGGTCTTCAAGAAAATCAGCAACCAATTCTGTTTTATGGCATATAGGAGAAGATATCCCTTTTGTACCCAATAAAAGAAGACGAGGAGTAGTGTTAGCCGGAAAAATAGCACCTATATTTTTTAATACAATGGAAGATTCCGGAGCATTACCTATTGAAGATGTAGATGTTTCTCAGCTTAATACAGGAGATGTAATAGATATTTATCCATATGCAGGAGAAATTAGAAAACATAGTACAAATGAATTAATTACAAAATTTGAAATAAAAAATCCGGTATTATTTGATGAAGTAAGAGCGGGAGGAAGAATATCTCTCATTATAGGTAGAAAACTTACAGCTAAGGCTAGAGAATTTTTAAATCTTCCGGCAAATGATGTATTTAGAAAAAATATACAAATACCAGCTTCAAACAGAGGATATTCTTTAGCTCAAAAAATTGTAGGTAAAGCATGCGGAGTAACAGGAATTAGACCAGGAGAATATTGCGAGCCTAAAATAAGTTCCGTAGGTTCACAGGATACAACAGGTTCCATGACCAGAGATGAATTAAAGGATCTGGCTTGCCTTAAATTTTCTGCAGATCTTGTTATGCAATCTTTCTGTCACACTGCAGCCTATCCTAAGTTAGCAGATATAAAATTACAACAAACACTCCCCCAGTTTTTTATAGAAAGAGAAGGAATAGTGCTTAGACCTGGAGATGGAATTATCCATTCCTGGCTAAACAGAATGATTATTCCGGATACTGTAGGCACGGGTGGAGATTCACATACTAGATTTCCGATGGGAATATCTTTTCCCGGAGGATCAGGATTAGTTGCTTTTGCAGCAGCAACTGGAGTAATACCCTTAGATATGCCAGAATCTGTATTGGTCAGATTTACAGGAACAAGACAAGAAGGAATTACTTTACGGGATTTAGTACACGCAATACCTTACTATGCAACTAAAGAAGGTTTATTAACTATAGACAAAAAAGGGAAAAAGAATGTTTTTTCTGGACGTATATTAGAAATAGAAGGACTTTCTGACTTAACAATGGAACAAGCTTTTGAATTGGCTGATGCTTCAGCAGAACGTTCAGCAGCAGCATGTACTATTGAATTAGGAGAAAATAAAGTTAAAGAATACATAGAATCTAATATAGCTCTCTTAAAATGGATGATTACAGAAGGATATGAATGCTCTAAAACTATAGAAAAGAGAATTCAGCAAATGGAAGAATGGTTATCAAAACCTAAATTACTAAAAGCAGATAAAGATGCGGAATATGCAGCGATTCTTACCATTGATATGAATGAAATAAAAGAGCCGATACTTTGTGTTCCTAACGATCCGGATGATGCCAGATTATTATCAGAAATAAATGAAGGAACTATTGATGAAGTATTTATTGGTTCATGTATGACTAATATAGGGCATTTTAGAGCAGCCTCAGAAATAATAAAACAAAGTAAAAAAGAGCTGAAAAGCAAATTATGGATTAGCCCTCCTACGCGAATGGATCAAAAAGAATTAAAAGAAGAGGGACTTTATAATACATTTTGTTCAGCAGGGACTAGAATTGAAATACCCGGATGTTCTTTATGTATGGGAAATCAGGCCAGAGTAAAAGAAGGAACTAATGTAATATCCACTTCTACACGAAATTTCCCGAATAGATTAGGAACTAATGCCAGAGTATATCTGGCCTCTGCCGAATTAGCTGCTGTTAGTTCGCTATTAGGAAGACTTCCTTCAATAGATGAGTATACGACCCACATAAAAGTACTTTCAGAAAATGAGAAAAAAATATATAAGTATCTGGATTTTAGTACAATGTCAGATTATTATACAGACTTAAAAAACTAA
- a CDS encoding class I SAM-dependent methyltransferase has product MDWFAEWFNTPYYHILYKNRDDREAQEFISYLLKYLSISTDKKILDLACGKGRHSIFLNKLGYDVTGVDLASQSIKEAKLFENDRLKFHVGDMRNPNFPNSFSVVFNLFTSFGYFSDEEDNYRVYKSVYEQIRENGIFVMDFMNASLVENDLIPKEDKIVDGITFHLERKVENDFVIKDITFSDQGKDYHYQERVKGFKLNYFKKLGEKVGFTLTDVFGDYQLNEFNESKSPRLILIFKK; this is encoded by the coding sequence ATGGATTGGTTTGCAGAATGGTTTAATACTCCCTATTATCATATTTTATATAAAAACCGCGATGACAGGGAGGCTCAGGAATTTATTTCCTATCTACTAAAATATTTATCTATTTCTACAGATAAAAAGATATTAGATCTGGCTTGTGGAAAAGGAAGGCATAGTATTTTCCTTAACAAGCTGGGATATGATGTTACTGGAGTTGATTTAGCTTCTCAAAGCATAAAAGAGGCTAAACTATTTGAAAACGATCGTTTAAAATTTCATGTGGGAGATATGAGAAATCCTAATTTTCCCAATTCCTTTTCAGTTGTATTCAATTTATTTACCAGCTTTGGATATTTCAGTGATGAAGAAGACAATTACAGAGTTTATAAATCTGTATATGAACAAATAAGAGAAAATGGAATCTTTGTCATGGATTTTATGAACGCTTCTCTTGTGGAGAATGATTTAATTCCGAAGGAAGATAAAATAGTGGATGGTATTACATTTCACCTTGAAAGAAAAGTTGAAAATGATTTTGTTATAAAAGATATTACCTTTTCTGACCAAGGTAAGGATTATCATTATCAGGAACGTGTGAAAGGTTTTAAATTAAATTATTTTAAAAAACTGGGTGAAAAAGTAGGTTTTACACTTACGGATGTATTTGGAGATTACCAACTCAATGAATTTAATGAATCTAAATCGCCAAGACTAATTTTAATTTTTAAGAAATAG
- a CDS encoding ZIP family metal transporter produces MDYAILILAVVLGAAIAYYFQNNAKFSKNLLMFSAGLLLAITVLDMFPSLYYNGGAHAGLWIIVGVGLQLILEGLSKGIEHGHLHHHKSSHNGNNIIPLSVMLGLFIHSFLEGTPIIDAQSGIHLHGGHSHHHSHSNILWALSIHKVSESIVLATFLFSLNIKRIYQFLILVFFAISAPIGAFVGSFLNPSWYPNVLGIVAGIFLHISSVIIFESNEKHNLNWQKLVLVFSGMILGIIISLI; encoded by the coding sequence ATGGATTATGCTATCTTAATTTTAGCGGTAGTACTAGGTGCTGCCATTGCTTACTATTTTCAAAATAATGCAAAGTTCAGTAAAAATTTACTTATGTTTAGTGCCGGTTTGTTACTGGCAATTACAGTTTTGGACATGTTTCCTTCTTTATACTATAACGGAGGAGCACATGCCGGTCTTTGGATCATAGTAGGGGTTGGATTACAACTTATTCTTGAAGGTCTGTCTAAAGGAATTGAACATGGACATCTTCATCATCATAAAAGCAGTCATAACGGAAACAACATTATTCCACTTAGTGTTATGCTTGGTCTTTTTATTCATTCTTTTTTAGAAGGTACTCCTATTATTGATGCACAATCCGGAATACATTTACACGGAGGACATTCGCATCATCATTCTCACTCTAATATTTTATGGGCATTAAGCATTCACAAAGTATCTGAATCAATTGTACTGGCTACTTTTCTTTTTTCTCTCAACATTAAAAGAATTTATCAGTTTCTTATACTTGTGTTTTTTGCCATTTCTGCTCCCATTGGTGCTTTCGTCGGTTCTTTTTTAAATCCTTCCTGGTATCCAAATGTTTTAGGAATTGTTGCAGGGATTTTCCTTCATATTTCTTCAGTTATTATTTTTGAAAGCAATGAAAAACATAATCTAAACTGGCAAAAACTTGTTTTGGTTTTCAGCGGTATGATTTTAGGTATAATTATTTCTCTTATATAA